One genomic window of Chelonia mydas isolate rCheMyd1 chromosome 27, rCheMyd1.pri.v2, whole genome shotgun sequence includes the following:
- the LRRC46 gene encoding leucine-rich repeat-containing protein 46 codes for MTGPRVPSLFRLANPPEARPRDLQQSPAGEGRSITNSLIARRNLSCPAEKETPESISKALASLLTIRLDRENICAISNLQGLREVRSLYLQQNQIETIENLSCLPNLRFLSLAGNRIRAVENLQDLQDLQFLDLSQNRIETLDPDELPWSLRILNFSGNRCTSQNGYRELLLGALPHLMKLDTQLIPSWRDADPAEEEEEGASDDSDSEEDDDVPELTGPFCADKEFFMGLHQELAGRSQRRRQEALSEHQARLEELTERQRLMQLPGHLCPGSQEGRLAPSPAEEGAAGGRSPAPGLLEPHPKPKSGGSTRSGTPHTGGQSKHGSRARLKPLKGEASTTVKTAARATKK; via the exons ATGACT GGGCCACGTGTCCCCTCCCTCTTCAGGCTGGCGAACCCACCAGAGGCCAGGCCCAGGG ACCTTCAGCAGAGCccggcaggggaagggaggagcatCACCAACTCTCTCATCGCCCGGAGGAACCTGTCCTGCCCCGCAGAAAAAGAGACCCCAGAGAGCAT ATCCAAGGCCTTGGCGTCTCTGCTCACCATCCGCTTGGACAGGGAGAACATTTGCGCTATCAGCAACCTGCAGGGTCTGAGAGAGGTCCGCAGTCTCTACCTGCAACAG AACCAAATTGAGACCATTGAGAATCTCAGCTGCCTTCCCAACCTCCG GTTCCTCTCGCTGGCTGGAAACCGCATCCGTGCAGTGGAGAACCTCCAAGACCTCCAGGACCTGCAGTTCCTGGACCTGTCGCAGAACCGGATTGAGACACTGGACCCTG ATGAGCTGCCCTGGAGCCTCCGCATCCTGAACTTTTCAGGAAACAGATGCACCAGCCAAAATGGCTACAG AGAGTTGTTGCTCGGGGCCTTGCCCCATCTCATGAAGTTGGACACCCAGCTTATCCCCAGCTGGAGGGACGCTGACCCagcggaggaggaagaggagggagcttCTGATGACAGTGACtctgaggaagatgatgatgtcCCTGAGCTGACTGGTCCTTTCTGTGCAGACAAAG AGTTCTTTATGGGTCTCCACCAGGAGCTGGCTGGCCGCTCCCAGAGGAGGCGGCAGGAGGCGCTGAGCGAACACCAGGCCCGGCTGGAGGAGCTCACAGAGCGCCAGAGACTGATGCAGCTGCCAGGACATCTGTGCCCAGGAAGCCAGGAGGGCCGCCTGGCACCTAGCCCAGCGGaggagggagctgcaggagggagatCGCCAGCCCCTGGGCTGCTTGAGCCGCACCCCAAACCCAAGTCAGGAGGCTCTACGAGGTCTGGCACCCCGCACACTGGCGGGCAGAGCAAGCACGGGAGCAGGGCCCGCCTCAAGCCCCTGAAAGGGGAAGCTTCCACCACGGTTAAAACTGCAGCCAGAGCAACAAAGAAATGA